A portion of the Manduca sexta isolate Smith_Timp_Sample1 chromosome 20, JHU_Msex_v1.0, whole genome shotgun sequence genome contains these proteins:
- the LOC115449580 gene encoding SH3 domain-containing kinase-binding protein 1 isoform X5, with product MKLESVGVQDRCRAVYSYQPANPDELPLCVGDVLEVLGEVEEGWWQGRRQGRVGVFPSNFVVMLDPPQPAPPFEPAPALPPKPVKELCRVLFPYTAVNEDELTLAEGDVVTIVSKDAPDRGWWRGELHGRVGLFPDNFVQLLPTVTAEVEEKKPDRPPPKTSNSIYPALNKHFEKTASVKELTTSKISSTHKENTLSKESSTQSTVTLSTKTESEKLIHNETVVDGTLDGQVKKPPVPLKKSPTPISSVGGLLSGLKNKMLSSTDKEKEKSSSTTVSSGSSSGGEWDRPDGAASSKPTTNAATTAATTTSTTTTTITNSSSATFDHIERNSILNDPRAGRVKAPRRRPPSQTLRDDTPQQIGLSNGHEVVEKPPSDKAEEIKPRTREWEKHKAPWMEELKLNQAKKTSFGADGKSRSVSGSTDKASSGSTDRILDCGLEERKTSTHSMEMSKSTSSITSRMTVLENFEETKVRHSLDSKKETTSSRDAEPNFSKPVHSPTAAGRTLLSMLEEIKKPPAPPPPASPPPAPPAHPPPAAPARVLPDLDSVHRTDKQQEVTSTTKTSSIFEKSTTLERVEKLDEKLPERPTSILSGEKTMSNTLERRLHSAKVERNTSEGTDALIAQLNSRISNLEKLLELQNTMFKTAIDELNSKLKVEAEKRQELKVQLDKLSQCVMQV from the exons ATGAAATTGGA GTCTGTGGGCGTGCAGGACCGATGTCGCGCCGTGTACAGCTACCAGCCAGCTAACCCGGACGAGCTGCCTCTGTGCGTTGGTGACGTGTTGGAGGTCCTCGGAGAG GTAGAAGAGGGCTGGTGGCAAGGCAGGCGGCAGGGCCGTGTCGGAGTGTTCCCCTCAAACTTTGTTGTGATGTTGGACCCGCCGCAGCCAGCGCCTCCCTTCGAACCGGCGCCTGCGCTACCTCCTAAACCTG TAAAGGAGCTGTGCCGCGTGCTGTTCCCGTACACGGCGGTGAACGAGGACGAGCTGACGCTGGCGGAGGGCGACGTGGTGACGATCGTGTCGAAGGACGCTCCCGACCGCGGCTGGTGGCGCGGCGAGCTGCACGGACGCGTCGGACTCTTCCCGGACAACTTCGTGCAGCTGTTGCCCACAG TAACAGCAGAGGTGGAAGAGAAGAAGCCGGACCGACCGCCGCCCAAAACGAGCAACTCTATCTATCCTGCACTGAATAAACACTTCGAGAAAACGGCCTCAGTCAAAGAACTAACCACGTCTAAAATTAG TAGCACGCACAAAGAGAACACGCTGAGTAAGGAGTCCAGCACGCAGAGCACCGTCACGCTCTCCACAAAGACCGAGTCGGAGAAGCTCATACACAATGAGACCGTCGTCGACGGCACCTTGGACGGACAG GTGAAGAAACCCCCGGTGCCATTAAAGAAGAGTCCCACGCCCATATCGAGTGTAGGAGGGCTGCTTAGCggattgaaaaacaaaatgttatcaTCAACTGATAA AGAGAAAGAGAAGTCCTCGTCGACGACAGTGTCTAGCGGCAGCAGCAGCGGCGGCGAGTGGGACCGGCCCGACGGCGCCGCCTCCAGTAAGCCTACCACCAACGCCGCCACCACCGCCGCTACCACCACCAGCACCACTACCACCACCATCACCAACTCCAGTTCTGCCACCTTTGACCACATTGAACGCAATTCTATACTGAACGATCCGAGAGCTGGCAg AGTGAAGGCGCCGCGGCGCCGTCCTCCCAGCCAGACGTTGCGGGACGACACACCCCAGCAAATTGGACTTAGCAATGGGCACGAAG TTGTAGAAAAGCCGCCGAGCGACAAAGCCGAAGAGATAAAGCCGCGCACGCGCGAGTGGGAGAAGCACAAGGCGCCGTGGATGGAGGAGCTGAAGCTCAACCAGGCCAAGAAGACCAGCTTCGGAGCGGACGGCAAGTCCCGCTCCGTGTCGGGCTCCACTGACAAGGCCAGCAGCGGCAGTACGGACAG AATTTTAGATTGCGGGCTGGAAGAAAGAAAAACTTCAACACATTCAATGGAAATGTCTAAAAGCACATCATCTATCACGAGCCGAATGACAGTTTTAGAAAATTTCGAGGag ACGAAGGTGCGTCACTCGCTGGACTCGAAGAAGGAGACGACGTCATCGCGCGACGCGGAACCAAACTTCAGTAAGCCCGTACACTCGCCCACTGCCGCAG GTCGTACTCTCCTGTCTATGCTGGAAGAGAtcaagaagccgccggcgccgccgcccCCCGCGAGCCcgccccccgcgccgcccgcacacccgccgcccgccgcgccggcGCGCGTCCTGCCCGACCTAGACAGCGTCCACAGGACCGACAAACAACAAGAAGTCACCTCCACCACTAAAACATCAAGCATATTCGAAAAGTCCACCACTCTCGAAAGAGTTGAAAAACTAGACGAGAAACTACCCGAGCGGCCTACGAGTATACTCAGCGGCGAAAAAACTATGTCGAACACGCTGGAGAGGCGACTGCACTCCGCGAAAGTGGAAAGGAACACGAGCGAAGGCACCGACGCACTCATCGCGCAGCTCAATAGCAGG ATATCAAATCTAGAGAAACTTCTAGAACTACAAAACACAATGTTTAAGACTGCGATAGATGAGCTCAACTCGAAGCTGAAGGTCGAGGCTGAAAAGCGACAGGAATTGAAAGTGCAGCTAGACAAACTATCTCAATGTGTGATGCAAGTGTAG
- the LOC115449580 gene encoding CD2-associated protein isoform X7, giving the protein MLDPPQPAPPFEPAPALPPKPVKELCRVLFPYTAVNEDELTLAEGDVVTIVSKDAPDRGWWRGELHGRVGLFPDNFVQLLPTVTAEVEEKKPDRPPPKTSNSIYPALNKHFEKTASVKELTTSKISSTHKENTLSKESSTQSTVTLSTKTESEKLIHNETVVDGTLDGQVKKPPVPLKKSPTPISSVGGLLSGLKNKMLSSTDKEKEKSSSTTVSSGSSSGGEWDRPDGAASSKPTTNAATTAATTTSTTTTTITNSSSATFDHIERNSILNDPRAGRVKAPRRRPPSQTLRDDTPQQIGLSNGHEVVEKPPSDKAEEIKPRTREWEKHKAPWMEELKLNQAKKTSFGADGKSRSVSGSTDKASSGSTDRILDCGLEERKTSTHSMEMSKSTSSITSRMTVLENFEETKVRHSLDSKKETTSSRDAEPNFSKPVHSPTAAGRTLLSMLEEIKKPPAPPPPASPPPAPPAHPPPAAPARVLPDLDSVHRTDKQQEVTSTTKTSSIFEKSTTLERVEKLDEKLPERPTSILSGEKTMSNTLERRLHSAKVERNTSEGTDALIAQLNSRISNLEKLLELQNTMFKTAIDELNSKLKVEAEKRQELKVQLDKLSQCVMQV; this is encoded by the exons ATGTTGGACCCGCCGCAGCCAGCGCCTCCCTTCGAACCGGCGCCTGCGCTACCTCCTAAACCTG TAAAGGAGCTGTGCCGCGTGCTGTTCCCGTACACGGCGGTGAACGAGGACGAGCTGACGCTGGCGGAGGGCGACGTGGTGACGATCGTGTCGAAGGACGCTCCCGACCGCGGCTGGTGGCGCGGCGAGCTGCACGGACGCGTCGGACTCTTCCCGGACAACTTCGTGCAGCTGTTGCCCACAG TAACAGCAGAGGTGGAAGAGAAGAAGCCGGACCGACCGCCGCCCAAAACGAGCAACTCTATCTATCCTGCACTGAATAAACACTTCGAGAAAACGGCCTCAGTCAAAGAACTAACCACGTCTAAAATTAG TAGCACGCACAAAGAGAACACGCTGAGTAAGGAGTCCAGCACGCAGAGCACCGTCACGCTCTCCACAAAGACCGAGTCGGAGAAGCTCATACACAATGAGACCGTCGTCGACGGCACCTTGGACGGACAG GTGAAGAAACCCCCGGTGCCATTAAAGAAGAGTCCCACGCCCATATCGAGTGTAGGAGGGCTGCTTAGCggattgaaaaacaaaatgttatcaTCAACTGATAA AGAGAAAGAGAAGTCCTCGTCGACGACAGTGTCTAGCGGCAGCAGCAGCGGCGGCGAGTGGGACCGGCCCGACGGCGCCGCCTCCAGTAAGCCTACCACCAACGCCGCCACCACCGCCGCTACCACCACCAGCACCACTACCACCACCATCACCAACTCCAGTTCTGCCACCTTTGACCACATTGAACGCAATTCTATACTGAACGATCCGAGAGCTGGCAg AGTGAAGGCGCCGCGGCGCCGTCCTCCCAGCCAGACGTTGCGGGACGACACACCCCAGCAAATTGGACTTAGCAATGGGCACGAAG TTGTAGAAAAGCCGCCGAGCGACAAAGCCGAAGAGATAAAGCCGCGCACGCGCGAGTGGGAGAAGCACAAGGCGCCGTGGATGGAGGAGCTGAAGCTCAACCAGGCCAAGAAGACCAGCTTCGGAGCGGACGGCAAGTCCCGCTCCGTGTCGGGCTCCACTGACAAGGCCAGCAGCGGCAGTACGGACAG AATTTTAGATTGCGGGCTGGAAGAAAGAAAAACTTCAACACATTCAATGGAAATGTCTAAAAGCACATCATCTATCACGAGCCGAATGACAGTTTTAGAAAATTTCGAGGag ACGAAGGTGCGTCACTCGCTGGACTCGAAGAAGGAGACGACGTCATCGCGCGACGCGGAACCAAACTTCAGTAAGCCCGTACACTCGCCCACTGCCGCAG GTCGTACTCTCCTGTCTATGCTGGAAGAGAtcaagaagccgccggcgccgccgcccCCCGCGAGCCcgccccccgcgccgcccgcacacccgccgcccgccgcgccggcGCGCGTCCTGCCCGACCTAGACAGCGTCCACAGGACCGACAAACAACAAGAAGTCACCTCCACCACTAAAACATCAAGCATATTCGAAAAGTCCACCACTCTCGAAAGAGTTGAAAAACTAGACGAGAAACTACCCGAGCGGCCTACGAGTATACTCAGCGGCGAAAAAACTATGTCGAACACGCTGGAGAGGCGACTGCACTCCGCGAAAGTGGAAAGGAACACGAGCGAAGGCACCGACGCACTCATCGCGCAGCTCAATAGCAGG ATATCAAATCTAGAGAAACTTCTAGAACTACAAAACACAATGTTTAAGACTGCGATAGATGAGCTCAACTCGAAGCTGAAGGTCGAGGCTGAAAAGCGACAGGAATTGAAAGTGCAGCTAGACAAACTATCTCAATGTGTGATGCAAGTGTAG
- the LOC115449580 gene encoding SH3 domain-containing kinase-binding protein 1 isoform X4 produces the protein MESTTVPFVESVGVQDRCRAVYSYQPANPDELPLCVGDVLEVLGEVEEGWWQGRRQGRVGVFPSNFVVMLDPPQPAPPFEPAPALPPKPVKELCRVLFPYTAVNEDELTLAEGDVVTIVSKDAPDRGWWRGELHGRVGLFPDNFVQLLPTVTAEVEEKKPDRPPPKTSNSIYPALNKHFEKTASVKELTTSKISSTHKENTLSKESSTQSTVTLSTKTESEKLIHNETVVDGTLDGQVKKPPVPLKKSPTPISSVGGLLSGLKNKMLSSTDKEKEKSSSTTVSSGSSSGGEWDRPDGAASSKPTTNAATTAATTTSTTTTTITNSSSATFDHIERNSILNDPRAGRVKAPRRRPPSQTLRDDTPQQIGLSNGHEVVEKPPSDKAEEIKPRTREWEKHKAPWMEELKLNQAKKTSFGADGKSRSVSGSTDKASSGSTDRILDCGLEERKTSTHSMEMSKSTSSITSRMTVLENFEETKVRHSLDSKKETTSSRDAEPNFSKPVHSPTAAGRTLLSMLEEIKKPPAPPPPASPPPAPPAHPPPAAPARVLPDLDSVHRTDKQQEVTSTTKTSSIFEKSTTLERVEKLDEKLPERPTSILSGEKTMSNTLERRLHSAKVERNTSEGTDALIAQLNSRISNLEKLLELQNTMFKTAIDELNSKLKVEAEKRQELKVQLDKLSQCVMQV, from the exons ATGGAATCGACAACAGTACCTTTTGTAGA GTCTGTGGGCGTGCAGGACCGATGTCGCGCCGTGTACAGCTACCAGCCAGCTAACCCGGACGAGCTGCCTCTGTGCGTTGGTGACGTGTTGGAGGTCCTCGGAGAG GTAGAAGAGGGCTGGTGGCAAGGCAGGCGGCAGGGCCGTGTCGGAGTGTTCCCCTCAAACTTTGTTGTGATGTTGGACCCGCCGCAGCCAGCGCCTCCCTTCGAACCGGCGCCTGCGCTACCTCCTAAACCTG TAAAGGAGCTGTGCCGCGTGCTGTTCCCGTACACGGCGGTGAACGAGGACGAGCTGACGCTGGCGGAGGGCGACGTGGTGACGATCGTGTCGAAGGACGCTCCCGACCGCGGCTGGTGGCGCGGCGAGCTGCACGGACGCGTCGGACTCTTCCCGGACAACTTCGTGCAGCTGTTGCCCACAG TAACAGCAGAGGTGGAAGAGAAGAAGCCGGACCGACCGCCGCCCAAAACGAGCAACTCTATCTATCCTGCACTGAATAAACACTTCGAGAAAACGGCCTCAGTCAAAGAACTAACCACGTCTAAAATTAG TAGCACGCACAAAGAGAACACGCTGAGTAAGGAGTCCAGCACGCAGAGCACCGTCACGCTCTCCACAAAGACCGAGTCGGAGAAGCTCATACACAATGAGACCGTCGTCGACGGCACCTTGGACGGACAG GTGAAGAAACCCCCGGTGCCATTAAAGAAGAGTCCCACGCCCATATCGAGTGTAGGAGGGCTGCTTAGCggattgaaaaacaaaatgttatcaTCAACTGATAA AGAGAAAGAGAAGTCCTCGTCGACGACAGTGTCTAGCGGCAGCAGCAGCGGCGGCGAGTGGGACCGGCCCGACGGCGCCGCCTCCAGTAAGCCTACCACCAACGCCGCCACCACCGCCGCTACCACCACCAGCACCACTACCACCACCATCACCAACTCCAGTTCTGCCACCTTTGACCACATTGAACGCAATTCTATACTGAACGATCCGAGAGCTGGCAg AGTGAAGGCGCCGCGGCGCCGTCCTCCCAGCCAGACGTTGCGGGACGACACACCCCAGCAAATTGGACTTAGCAATGGGCACGAAG TTGTAGAAAAGCCGCCGAGCGACAAAGCCGAAGAGATAAAGCCGCGCACGCGCGAGTGGGAGAAGCACAAGGCGCCGTGGATGGAGGAGCTGAAGCTCAACCAGGCCAAGAAGACCAGCTTCGGAGCGGACGGCAAGTCCCGCTCCGTGTCGGGCTCCACTGACAAGGCCAGCAGCGGCAGTACGGACAG AATTTTAGATTGCGGGCTGGAAGAAAGAAAAACTTCAACACATTCAATGGAAATGTCTAAAAGCACATCATCTATCACGAGCCGAATGACAGTTTTAGAAAATTTCGAGGag ACGAAGGTGCGTCACTCGCTGGACTCGAAGAAGGAGACGACGTCATCGCGCGACGCGGAACCAAACTTCAGTAAGCCCGTACACTCGCCCACTGCCGCAG GTCGTACTCTCCTGTCTATGCTGGAAGAGAtcaagaagccgccggcgccgccgcccCCCGCGAGCCcgccccccgcgccgcccgcacacccgccgcccgccgcgccggcGCGCGTCCTGCCCGACCTAGACAGCGTCCACAGGACCGACAAACAACAAGAAGTCACCTCCACCACTAAAACATCAAGCATATTCGAAAAGTCCACCACTCTCGAAAGAGTTGAAAAACTAGACGAGAAACTACCCGAGCGGCCTACGAGTATACTCAGCGGCGAAAAAACTATGTCGAACACGCTGGAGAGGCGACTGCACTCCGCGAAAGTGGAAAGGAACACGAGCGAAGGCACCGACGCACTCATCGCGCAGCTCAATAGCAGG ATATCAAATCTAGAGAAACTTCTAGAACTACAAAACACAATGTTTAAGACTGCGATAGATGAGCTCAACTCGAAGCTGAAGGTCGAGGCTGAAAAGCGACAGGAATTGAAAGTGCAGCTAGACAAACTATCTCAATGTGTGATGCAAGTGTAG
- the LOC115449580 gene encoding SH3 domain-containing kinase-binding protein 1 isoform X1, whose amino-acid sequence METNANQKVSCVVNYAYDASEPDELTIRPGDVIWDVDRLPGGWWRGELRGRRGMFPDNFVSLPNEHGNSRSVGVQDRCRAVYSYQPANPDELPLCVGDVLEVLGEVEEGWWQGRRQGRVGVFPSNFVVMLDPPQPAPPFEPAPALPPKPVKELCRVLFPYTAVNEDELTLAEGDVVTIVSKDAPDRGWWRGELHGRVGLFPDNFVQLLPTVTAEVEEKKPDRPPPKTSNSIYPALNKHFEKTASVKELTTSKISSTHKENTLSKESSTQSTVTLSTKTESEKLIHNETVVDGTLDGQVKKPPVPLKKSPTPISSVGGLLSGLKNKMLSSTDKEKEKSSSTTVSSGSSSGGEWDRPDGAASSKPTTNAATTAATTTSTTTTTITNSSSATFDHIERNSILNDPRAGRVKAPRRRPPSQTLRDDTPQQIGLSNGHEVVEKPPSDKAEEIKPRTREWEKHKAPWMEELKLNQAKKTSFGADGKSRSVSGSTDKASSGSTDRILDCGLEERKTSTHSMEMSKSTSSITSRMTVLENFEETKVRHSLDSKKETTSSRDAEPNFSKPVHSPTAAGRTLLSMLEEIKKPPAPPPPASPPPAPPAHPPPAAPARVLPDLDSVHRTDKQQEVTSTTKTSSIFEKSTTLERVEKLDEKLPERPTSILSGEKTMSNTLERRLHSAKVERNTSEGTDALIAQLNSRISNLEKLLELQNTMFKTAIDELNSKLKVEAEKRQELKVQLDKLSQCVMQV is encoded by the exons TGTCCTGTGTTGTTAACTACGCATACGATGCGTCCGAGCCTGACGAACTGACGATCAGGCCCGGTGACGTCATATGGGACGTGGACAGGTTGCCGGGCGGCTGGTGGCGCGGCGAGCTGCGCGGCAGACGCGGCATGTTCCCCGACAACTTTGTGTCGTTGCCCAACGAACACGGTAATTCGAG GTCTGTGGGCGTGCAGGACCGATGTCGCGCCGTGTACAGCTACCAGCCAGCTAACCCGGACGAGCTGCCTCTGTGCGTTGGTGACGTGTTGGAGGTCCTCGGAGAG GTAGAAGAGGGCTGGTGGCAAGGCAGGCGGCAGGGCCGTGTCGGAGTGTTCCCCTCAAACTTTGTTGTGATGTTGGACCCGCCGCAGCCAGCGCCTCCCTTCGAACCGGCGCCTGCGCTACCTCCTAAACCTG TAAAGGAGCTGTGCCGCGTGCTGTTCCCGTACACGGCGGTGAACGAGGACGAGCTGACGCTGGCGGAGGGCGACGTGGTGACGATCGTGTCGAAGGACGCTCCCGACCGCGGCTGGTGGCGCGGCGAGCTGCACGGACGCGTCGGACTCTTCCCGGACAACTTCGTGCAGCTGTTGCCCACAG TAACAGCAGAGGTGGAAGAGAAGAAGCCGGACCGACCGCCGCCCAAAACGAGCAACTCTATCTATCCTGCACTGAATAAACACTTCGAGAAAACGGCCTCAGTCAAAGAACTAACCACGTCTAAAATTAG TAGCACGCACAAAGAGAACACGCTGAGTAAGGAGTCCAGCACGCAGAGCACCGTCACGCTCTCCACAAAGACCGAGTCGGAGAAGCTCATACACAATGAGACCGTCGTCGACGGCACCTTGGACGGACAG GTGAAGAAACCCCCGGTGCCATTAAAGAAGAGTCCCACGCCCATATCGAGTGTAGGAGGGCTGCTTAGCggattgaaaaacaaaatgttatcaTCAACTGATAA AGAGAAAGAGAAGTCCTCGTCGACGACAGTGTCTAGCGGCAGCAGCAGCGGCGGCGAGTGGGACCGGCCCGACGGCGCCGCCTCCAGTAAGCCTACCACCAACGCCGCCACCACCGCCGCTACCACCACCAGCACCACTACCACCACCATCACCAACTCCAGTTCTGCCACCTTTGACCACATTGAACGCAATTCTATACTGAACGATCCGAGAGCTGGCAg AGTGAAGGCGCCGCGGCGCCGTCCTCCCAGCCAGACGTTGCGGGACGACACACCCCAGCAAATTGGACTTAGCAATGGGCACGAAG TTGTAGAAAAGCCGCCGAGCGACAAAGCCGAAGAGATAAAGCCGCGCACGCGCGAGTGGGAGAAGCACAAGGCGCCGTGGATGGAGGAGCTGAAGCTCAACCAGGCCAAGAAGACCAGCTTCGGAGCGGACGGCAAGTCCCGCTCCGTGTCGGGCTCCACTGACAAGGCCAGCAGCGGCAGTACGGACAG AATTTTAGATTGCGGGCTGGAAGAAAGAAAAACTTCAACACATTCAATGGAAATGTCTAAAAGCACATCATCTATCACGAGCCGAATGACAGTTTTAGAAAATTTCGAGGag ACGAAGGTGCGTCACTCGCTGGACTCGAAGAAGGAGACGACGTCATCGCGCGACGCGGAACCAAACTTCAGTAAGCCCGTACACTCGCCCACTGCCGCAG GTCGTACTCTCCTGTCTATGCTGGAAGAGAtcaagaagccgccggcgccgccgcccCCCGCGAGCCcgccccccgcgccgcccgcacacccgccgcccgccgcgccggcGCGCGTCCTGCCCGACCTAGACAGCGTCCACAGGACCGACAAACAACAAGAAGTCACCTCCACCACTAAAACATCAAGCATATTCGAAAAGTCCACCACTCTCGAAAGAGTTGAAAAACTAGACGAGAAACTACCCGAGCGGCCTACGAGTATACTCAGCGGCGAAAAAACTATGTCGAACACGCTGGAGAGGCGACTGCACTCCGCGAAAGTGGAAAGGAACACGAGCGAAGGCACCGACGCACTCATCGCGCAGCTCAATAGCAGG ATATCAAATCTAGAGAAACTTCTAGAACTACAAAACACAATGTTTAAGACTGCGATAGATGAGCTCAACTCGAAGCTGAAGGTCGAGGCTGAAAAGCGACAGGAATTGAAAGTGCAGCTAGACAAACTATCTCAATGTGTGATGCAAGTGTAG
- the LOC115449580 gene encoding SH3 domain-containing kinase-binding protein 1 isoform X2, whose product METNANQKVSCVVNYAYDASEPDELTIRPGDVIWDVDRLPGGWWRGELRGRRGMFPDNFVSLPNEHGNSRSVGVQDRCRAVYSYQPANPDELPLCVGDVLEVLGEVEEGWWQGRRQGRVGVFPSNFVVMLDPPQPAPPFEPAPALPPKPVKELCRVLFPYTAVNEDELTLAEGDVVTIVSKDAPDRGWWRGELHGRVGLFPDNFVQLLPTVTAEVEEKKPDRPPPKTSNSIYPALNKHFEKTASVKELTTSKISTHKENTLSKESSTQSTVTLSTKTESEKLIHNETVVDGTLDGQVKKPPVPLKKSPTPISSVGGLLSGLKNKMLSSTDKEKEKSSSTTVSSGSSSGGEWDRPDGAASSKPTTNAATTAATTTSTTTTTITNSSSATFDHIERNSILNDPRAGRVKAPRRRPPSQTLRDDTPQQIGLSNGHEVVEKPPSDKAEEIKPRTREWEKHKAPWMEELKLNQAKKTSFGADGKSRSVSGSTDKASSGSTDRILDCGLEERKTSTHSMEMSKSTSSITSRMTVLENFEETKVRHSLDSKKETTSSRDAEPNFSKPVHSPTAAGRTLLSMLEEIKKPPAPPPPASPPPAPPAHPPPAAPARVLPDLDSVHRTDKQQEVTSTTKTSSIFEKSTTLERVEKLDEKLPERPTSILSGEKTMSNTLERRLHSAKVERNTSEGTDALIAQLNSRISNLEKLLELQNTMFKTAIDELNSKLKVEAEKRQELKVQLDKLSQCVMQV is encoded by the exons TGTCCTGTGTTGTTAACTACGCATACGATGCGTCCGAGCCTGACGAACTGACGATCAGGCCCGGTGACGTCATATGGGACGTGGACAGGTTGCCGGGCGGCTGGTGGCGCGGCGAGCTGCGCGGCAGACGCGGCATGTTCCCCGACAACTTTGTGTCGTTGCCCAACGAACACGGTAATTCGAG GTCTGTGGGCGTGCAGGACCGATGTCGCGCCGTGTACAGCTACCAGCCAGCTAACCCGGACGAGCTGCCTCTGTGCGTTGGTGACGTGTTGGAGGTCCTCGGAGAG GTAGAAGAGGGCTGGTGGCAAGGCAGGCGGCAGGGCCGTGTCGGAGTGTTCCCCTCAAACTTTGTTGTGATGTTGGACCCGCCGCAGCCAGCGCCTCCCTTCGAACCGGCGCCTGCGCTACCTCCTAAACCTG TAAAGGAGCTGTGCCGCGTGCTGTTCCCGTACACGGCGGTGAACGAGGACGAGCTGACGCTGGCGGAGGGCGACGTGGTGACGATCGTGTCGAAGGACGCTCCCGACCGCGGCTGGTGGCGCGGCGAGCTGCACGGACGCGTCGGACTCTTCCCGGACAACTTCGTGCAGCTGTTGCCCACAG TAACAGCAGAGGTGGAAGAGAAGAAGCCGGACCGACCGCCGCCCAAAACGAGCAACTCTATCTATCCTGCACTGAATAAACACTTCGAGAAAACGGCCTCAGTCAAAGAACTAACCACGTCTAAAATTAG CACGCACAAAGAGAACACGCTGAGTAAGGAGTCCAGCACGCAGAGCACCGTCACGCTCTCCACAAAGACCGAGTCGGAGAAGCTCATACACAATGAGACCGTCGTCGACGGCACCTTGGACGGACAG GTGAAGAAACCCCCGGTGCCATTAAAGAAGAGTCCCACGCCCATATCGAGTGTAGGAGGGCTGCTTAGCggattgaaaaacaaaatgttatcaTCAACTGATAA AGAGAAAGAGAAGTCCTCGTCGACGACAGTGTCTAGCGGCAGCAGCAGCGGCGGCGAGTGGGACCGGCCCGACGGCGCCGCCTCCAGTAAGCCTACCACCAACGCCGCCACCACCGCCGCTACCACCACCAGCACCACTACCACCACCATCACCAACTCCAGTTCTGCCACCTTTGACCACATTGAACGCAATTCTATACTGAACGATCCGAGAGCTGGCAg AGTGAAGGCGCCGCGGCGCCGTCCTCCCAGCCAGACGTTGCGGGACGACACACCCCAGCAAATTGGACTTAGCAATGGGCACGAAG TTGTAGAAAAGCCGCCGAGCGACAAAGCCGAAGAGATAAAGCCGCGCACGCGCGAGTGGGAGAAGCACAAGGCGCCGTGGATGGAGGAGCTGAAGCTCAACCAGGCCAAGAAGACCAGCTTCGGAGCGGACGGCAAGTCCCGCTCCGTGTCGGGCTCCACTGACAAGGCCAGCAGCGGCAGTACGGACAG AATTTTAGATTGCGGGCTGGAAGAAAGAAAAACTTCAACACATTCAATGGAAATGTCTAAAAGCACATCATCTATCACGAGCCGAATGACAGTTTTAGAAAATTTCGAGGag ACGAAGGTGCGTCACTCGCTGGACTCGAAGAAGGAGACGACGTCATCGCGCGACGCGGAACCAAACTTCAGTAAGCCCGTACACTCGCCCACTGCCGCAG GTCGTACTCTCCTGTCTATGCTGGAAGAGAtcaagaagccgccggcgccgccgcccCCCGCGAGCCcgccccccgcgccgcccgcacacccgccgcccgccgcgccggcGCGCGTCCTGCCCGACCTAGACAGCGTCCACAGGACCGACAAACAACAAGAAGTCACCTCCACCACTAAAACATCAAGCATATTCGAAAAGTCCACCACTCTCGAAAGAGTTGAAAAACTAGACGAGAAACTACCCGAGCGGCCTACGAGTATACTCAGCGGCGAAAAAACTATGTCGAACACGCTGGAGAGGCGACTGCACTCCGCGAAAGTGGAAAGGAACACGAGCGAAGGCACCGACGCACTCATCGCGCAGCTCAATAGCAGG ATATCAAATCTAGAGAAACTTCTAGAACTACAAAACACAATGTTTAAGACTGCGATAGATGAGCTCAACTCGAAGCTGAAGGTCGAGGCTGAAAAGCGACAGGAATTGAAAGTGCAGCTAGACAAACTATCTCAATGTGTGATGCAAGTGTAG